The proteins below come from a single Aquarana catesbeiana isolate 2022-GZ linkage group LG12, ASM4218655v1, whole genome shotgun sequence genomic window:
- the STRADA gene encoding STE20-related kinase adapter protein alpha isoform X1, whose product MSFLRWVSDRILVDGLRELEFFGDSHLGDSRKKPDEAASAESIASCRSPDTMGVYAPDNSCYELLTIIGRGFEDLMTVNLARYKPSGEYVCIRRINLEFCTNDMVAFLQTELHVSKLFNHPNILPYRATFIANNELWVVTPFMAYGSAKDLICTHFTDGMSELAIAYILLGVLKALDYIHHMGYVHRSVKASHILISVDGKVYLSGLRSILSMINHGQRVKVVHDFPKHSSRVLPWLSPELLQQNLEGYDAKSDIYSVGITACELANGHVPFKDMPATQMLLEKLNGTVPCLLDTATIPASELTMKTSRSGADSGIGEGTSCRPSNGEPSMHPYNRTFSPHFHNLVEQCLQRNPELRPNAGTLLNHSFFKQIRRRASEALPELLRPVSPITNFEGARSSEPPGLEGLVSNMEQLDVDDWDF is encoded by the exons CCCGATGAAGCTGCCAGCGCGGAGTCCATAGCGTCTTGTCGCAGTCCGGACACCATGGGTGTATACGCTCCGGATAATAGTTGTTACGAACTTCTCACTATCATAG GGAGAGGATTTGAAGACCTCATGACGGTAAACTTGGCACGGTACAAACCGTCGGGAGAGTATGTTTGTATCAGAAGAATTAACTTGGAGTTTTGTACCAATGATATGGTGGCCTTCCTGCAG ACGGAACTTCATGTGTCAAAGCTGTTCAACCATCCCAACATCCTCCCTTACAGAGCCACATTCATAGCCAACAATGAGCTTTGGGTGGTCACCCCTTTTATGGCTTATG GGTCAGCCAAAGACTTGATCTGCACACACTTCACAGATGGAATGAGTGAGCTGGCAATCGCTTACATCCTGCTCGGAGTGTTGAAAGCCTTGGATTACATCCATCACATGGGCTATGTTCACAG GAGTGTGAAGGCCAGTCACATCCTCATCTCAGTGGACGGGAAAGTGTACCTCTCTGGCCTGCGCAGTATTCTTAGCATGATAAACCACGGACAGCGAGTGAAAGTGGTCCATGACTTCCCCAAGCACAGCTCCCGGGTTCTTCCCTGGCTGAGCCCAGAGCTCTTACAGCAG aaccTTGAGGGGTATGATGCCAAATCTGACATCTACAGTGTGGGGATTACAGCTTGTGAGCTTGCTAATGGGCACGTGCCATTCAAAGACATGCCAGCTACACAG ATGCTCCTCGAGAAGCTGAACGGCACAGTGCCCTGTCTACTGGACACCGCAACCATTCCTGCCTCTGAACTCACCATGAAGACCTCTCGCTCTGGAGCGGACTCTGGCATTGGAGAAGGCACCTCCTGTCGCCCATCCAACGGGGAACCTAGCATGCACCCCTACAACCGCACCTTTTCCCCACACTTTCACAACTTGGTGGAGCAGTGTCTTCAGAGGAACCCCGAGTTACG GCCAAATGCTGGCACTCTGCTCAATCATTCCTTCTTCAAACAG ATTAGGCGCAGAGCATCTGAAGCCCTCCCTGAGCTCCTCCGTCCAGTGTCCCCCATCACCAACTTTGAGGGAGCTAGAAGTTCAGAGCCTCCTGGACTAGAGGGACTGGTATCTAACATGGAGCAGTTGGATGTGGATGACTGGGACTTTTAA
- the STRADA gene encoding STE20-related kinase adapter protein alpha isoform X2 gives MGVYAPDNSCYELLTIIGRGFEDLMTVNLARYKPSGEYVCIRRINLEFCTNDMVAFLQTELHVSKLFNHPNILPYRATFIANNELWVVTPFMAYGSAKDLICTHFTDGMSELAIAYILLGVLKALDYIHHMGYVHRSVKASHILISVDGKVYLSGLRSILSMINHGQRVKVVHDFPKHSSRVLPWLSPELLQQNLEGYDAKSDIYSVGITACELANGHVPFKDMPATQMLLEKLNGTVPCLLDTATIPASELTMKTSRSGADSGIGEGTSCRPSNGEPSMHPYNRTFSPHFHNLVEQCLQRNPELRPNAGTLLNHSFFKQIRRRASEALPELLRPVSPITNFEGARSSEPPGLEGLVSNMEQLDVDDWDF, from the exons ATGGGTGTATACGCTCCGGATAATAGTTGTTACGAACTTCTCACTATCATAG GGAGAGGATTTGAAGACCTCATGACGGTAAACTTGGCACGGTACAAACCGTCGGGAGAGTATGTTTGTATCAGAAGAATTAACTTGGAGTTTTGTACCAATGATATGGTGGCCTTCCTGCAG ACGGAACTTCATGTGTCAAAGCTGTTCAACCATCCCAACATCCTCCCTTACAGAGCCACATTCATAGCCAACAATGAGCTTTGGGTGGTCACCCCTTTTATGGCTTATG GGTCAGCCAAAGACTTGATCTGCACACACTTCACAGATGGAATGAGTGAGCTGGCAATCGCTTACATCCTGCTCGGAGTGTTGAAAGCCTTGGATTACATCCATCACATGGGCTATGTTCACAG GAGTGTGAAGGCCAGTCACATCCTCATCTCAGTGGACGGGAAAGTGTACCTCTCTGGCCTGCGCAGTATTCTTAGCATGATAAACCACGGACAGCGAGTGAAAGTGGTCCATGACTTCCCCAAGCACAGCTCCCGGGTTCTTCCCTGGCTGAGCCCAGAGCTCTTACAGCAG aaccTTGAGGGGTATGATGCCAAATCTGACATCTACAGTGTGGGGATTACAGCTTGTGAGCTTGCTAATGGGCACGTGCCATTCAAAGACATGCCAGCTACACAG ATGCTCCTCGAGAAGCTGAACGGCACAGTGCCCTGTCTACTGGACACCGCAACCATTCCTGCCTCTGAACTCACCATGAAGACCTCTCGCTCTGGAGCGGACTCTGGCATTGGAGAAGGCACCTCCTGTCGCCCATCCAACGGGGAACCTAGCATGCACCCCTACAACCGCACCTTTTCCCCACACTTTCACAACTTGGTGGAGCAGTGTCTTCAGAGGAACCCCGAGTTACG GCCAAATGCTGGCACTCTGCTCAATCATTCCTTCTTCAAACAG ATTAGGCGCAGAGCATCTGAAGCCCTCCCTGAGCTCCTCCGTCCAGTGTCCCCCATCACCAACTTTGAGGGAGCTAGAAGTTCAGAGCCTCCTGGACTAGAGGGACTGGTATCTAACATGGAGCAGTTGGATGTGGATGACTGGGACTTTTAA